The Metamycoplasma phocicerebrale genome includes a region encoding these proteins:
- a CDS encoding ABC transporter permease: protein MSKIKNFLKYSYVFLILAFLYIPILFGVVYSFNAPSDKGIFSVTTWNKFSYEAYTELFSKSHGLAFVNSFLLGMITSILVISISLLTVFSLWRHKNKSARSYVQATSNVPMINPDVITGLTLAIVLNFIFFGTLKATSEGFFRSIIGHTVMCLPYGILIMLPKSDKFSKNIFEASQDLGYSKFQTWFKTYFVYMLGSIGFTFVMTMTLSFDDFIITRIVSNTETLGTQLYAGQFQAWSLAIGAISLLFVILGNTIYIVLKTSQNSRAKKAIQLSKKQSQRDFYKEAL from the coding sequence ATGAGTAAAATTAAAAACTTCTTAAAATATTCATATGTATTTTTAATTCTTGCCTTTTTATATATTCCAATTCTTTTTGGAGTTGTTTATAGTTTTAATGCTCCTTCTGATAAGGGTATTTTTTCGGTAACCACTTGAAATAAATTTTCTTATGAAGCTTATACCGAATTATTTTCTAAATCCCATGGTTTAGCATTTGTCAATTCTTTTTTATTAGGAATGATTACATCTATTCTAGTTATATCAATATCTTTATTGACGGTTTTTTCTTTATGAAGACATAAAAATAAATCCGCTAGATCATATGTACAAGCCACTTCTAATGTACCAATGATTAACCCCGATGTTATAACCGGTTTAACTTTAGCTATAGTATTGAATTTTATATTTTTTGGAACTTTAAAGGCAACTAGTGAAGGCTTTTTTAGATCTATTATTGGACACACAGTAATGTGCTTGCCTTATGGAATTTTAATAATGCTTCCAAAAAGCGATAAATTTTCTAAAAATATATTTGAAGCAAGTCAAGATTTGGGTTATTCAAAATTCCAAACTTGATTTAAAACATATTTTGTTTATATGTTGGGATCTATTGGGTTTACTTTTGTTATGACAATGACTTTATCTTTTGATGATTTTATAATAACTAGAATTGTTTCTAATACCGAAACTTTAGGAACTCAATTATATGCAGGTCAATTTCAAGCCTGATCACTAGCTATAGGAGCAATATCTTTATTATTTGTTATACTTGGAAATACTATTTATATAGTACTTAAAACTTCCCAAAATTCAAGAGCTAAAAAAGCAATTCAATTATCAAAAAAACAATCTCAAAGAGATTTCTATAAGGAGGCTTTATAA
- a CDS encoding ABC transporter permease, whose translation MKIREILKNKHRIKKPKFFAPMSKLQISLLIPYILFSILFIILPMVFVCIYALKPLQNQTTAENWEVAFKPSTWIIILRSLATGIFAALFSLIIGLPYAYIVSRSKSKTIKILGLTLILSPLAIFTISKALAIRGLFSAIFDEDMLNNNFFMVFGMVYLYLPFMVLPLYQVLKDMPNNILEASEDLGYSKFKTIFTVIIPYCSKAILSGFGIVLMMSATSIIISDKLLPNGSQKQLIGNLINQFANTANPYDLANSSTLVIITLVVLLSIYAVLYGIPYLIAKKRQGGSYE comes from the coding sequence ATGAAAATTAGAGAAATTTTAAAAAATAAACATAGAATTAAAAAACCAAAATTTTTTGCTCCTATGTCTAAATTACAAATTTCTTTATTAATTCCTTATATTCTTTTTTCAATATTGTTTATTATATTGCCCATGGTTTTTGTTTGCATTTACGCTTTAAAACCTTTGCAAAACCAAACAACTGCTGAAAACTGAGAAGTAGCTTTTAAGCCTTCGACATGAATCATTATTCTTAGATCTTTAGCAACAGGAATATTTGCAGCTTTATTTTCATTAATTATCGGTTTGCCTTATGCTTATATAGTATCTAGGTCTAAATCTAAAACAATTAAAATTTTAGGATTAACTTTAATTTTAAGCCCGCTCGCTATATTTACTATATCTAAAGCTTTAGCAATTAGAGGGTTGTTTTCTGCAATATTTGATGAAGATATGTTGAATAATAATTTCTTTATGGTTTTTGGTATGGTTTATTTATATTTGCCTTTTATGGTATTACCTTTATACCAAGTTTTAAAAGATATGCCCAATAACATTTTAGAAGCTTCAGAAGATTTAGGATATTCTAAGTTTAAAACTATATTTACAGTTATTATTCCTTATTGTTCTAAAGCTATTTTGAGTGGTTTTGGTATTGTCCTAATGATGTCAGCCACTTCTATTATTATTTCTGACAAATTATTACCAAATGGTTCACAAAAACAATTAATTGGTAATTTAATAAACCAATTTGCAAACACTGCAAATCCTTATGACTTGGCAAACTCATCAACTTTAGTTATTATTACTTTAGTGGTATTATTATCAATTTATGCTGTTTTATATGGTATTCCATATTTAATTGCTAAAAAAAGACAAGGGGGTTCTTATGAGTAA
- a CDS encoding ABC transporter ATP-binding protein, with translation MENKKMQNDNSPIIELVDVVKEFEDKTVLDNVNLSIKKGEFITLLGPSGSGKTTILRIIGGFEWVTRGEVKLHGKDIKDLSPHKRDVSTIFQDYALFPHLNVENNIKYGLRLRRIPKTNIPKSFESKLNTQKKKWEKYAIQKMKNLDKEFELYEKELNTNSQLSQKKKNKYQKWIDDMDFTYSYWENYVDLKTEAYEKRYLTRRINNDEMDAEVKKIMGLVGLSGNEKKNVNFLSGGMKQRVALARSLVIEPEILLLDEPLSALDAKIREKMQSLLRDIQQQLGLTFIFVTHDRNEALQLSDRIAVIRDGKVEQFTTPKELYDYPINKWVANFIGDSNFFDATFIKDNKVKFLSKTFDTIHTEFKPNESVDALIRPEDIVITRIKSKAKLSGTIVKSTYGGSYYNYDINVKDKIIHVETSSKHNVGKEVYLDWDIDSIHLMKKDKKMEALQKELEQSNEN, from the coding sequence ATGGAAAATAAAAAAATGCAAAATGATAATTCTCCAATAATAGAATTAGTAGATGTTGTAAAAGAATTTGAAGATAAAACTGTTTTAGATAATGTTAATTTAAGCATTAAAAAAGGGGAATTTATAACTTTGTTGGGTCCTTCTGGTTCAGGTAAAACTACAATACTTCGTATTATTGGAGGGTTTGAATGAGTAACTAGAGGTGAGGTAAAGTTGCATGGAAAAGATATAAAAGATTTGTCTCCACACAAAAGAGATGTATCAACAATTTTTCAAGATTATGCTTTATTTCCTCATTTAAATGTTGAAAATAATATTAAATATGGCTTGAGATTACGTAGGATTCCAAAAACCAATATTCCAAAATCTTTTGAATCTAAATTAAACACTCAAAAGAAAAAATGAGAAAAATATGCAATTCAAAAAATGAAAAATTTAGACAAAGAATTTGAATTATATGAAAAAGAATTAAACACAAATTCTCAACTATCACAAAAGAAGAAAAATAAGTATCAAAAATGAATAGATGATATGGATTTTACATATTCATATTGAGAAAATTATGTAGATTTGAAAACTGAGGCTTATGAAAAACGTTATTTAACTAGAAGAATTAATAATGATGAAATGGATGCAGAAGTTAAAAAAATAATGGGCTTAGTTGGCTTGAGTGGCAATGAAAAGAAAAATGTAAACTTTCTTTCAGGTGGAATGAAACAAAGGGTCGCTTTAGCTAGGTCTTTAGTTATTGAGCCAGAAATTTTGTTACTAGATGAACCATTAAGTGCGTTAGATGCCAAAATTAGAGAAAAAATGCAATCTTTATTAAGAGATATTCAACAACAATTAGGTTTAACTTTTATATTTGTTACACATGATAGAAACGAAGCCTTACAACTTAGCGATAGAATAGCTGTTATAAGAGATGGAAAAGTTGAACAATTTACAACTCCAAAAGAATTATATGACTATCCTATAAACAAATGAGTAGCTAATTTTATAGGAGACTCTAACTTTTTTGATGCCACATTTATTAAAGACAATAAAGTAAAATTTTTATCTAAAACATTTGATACCATTCACACTGAATTTAAACCAAACGAATCAGTTGACGCTTTGATTAGACCAGAGGACATTGTAATAACTAGAATTAAGTCAAAAGCAAAACTATCAGGAACTATTGTAAAATCAACTTATGGTGGAAGTTATTACAATTATGATATAAATGTAAAAGATAAAATTATCCATGTAGAGACTTCTTCAAAACACAATGTTGGCAAAGAAGTTTATTTAGATTGAGATATAGATTCAATTCATTTAATGAAAAAAGATAAAAAAATGGAAGCTTTACAAAAGGAATTGGAGCAATCTAATGAAAATTAG
- the era gene encoding GTPase Era: MKKICYVGLIGRPNVGKSTLVNNVLDFELSIVSNLAQTTRDNIKAIYNDEESQIIFIDTPGIHKAEYLLSKKLNEKSYSTIETADLVLFLSPANEEIGAGDKFIINKINEFNIKNKIAIITKVDLVDNQEVLDKKAKTLKELGFNIVLGVGIKYKQTYFNLIKEIKNYAYEAEAPYEEDQLSDTSLRFMAKEIIREIAIKNLYDEVPHSIAISVDEFKEDENDNFSPIIIQATLFVKSNSQKGIVVGKNGSKIKTISMNARKKMSHVFGKNVNLFLRVKVDQDWVDNEQKIKKAGY; the protein is encoded by the coding sequence ATGAAAAAAATTTGTTATGTAGGTCTAATCGGAAGACCTAATGTCGGTAAAAGCACATTAGTTAATAATGTTTTAGATTTTGAACTATCAATAGTTTCTAATTTAGCTCAAACCACAAGAGATAATATAAAAGCTATATATAATGACGAAGAATCGCAAATAATTTTTATCGATACCCCCGGAATTCATAAAGCTGAATATTTATTATCTAAAAAACTTAATGAAAAAAGTTATTCTACAATAGAAACGGCAGACCTTGTTTTATTTTTAAGTCCTGCTAACGAAGAAATAGGCGCAGGAGATAAATTTATAATTAATAAAATTAATGAATTTAACATAAAAAATAAAATAGCAATAATAACAAAAGTAGACTTAGTAGATAATCAAGAAGTTCTAGATAAGAAAGCCAAGACACTTAAGGAATTAGGATTTAATATTGTGCTTGGTGTTGGAATTAAATATAAACAAACTTATTTCAATTTAATAAAAGAAATTAAAAACTATGCTTATGAAGCAGAAGCTCCTTATGAAGAAGACCAATTATCTGATACTAGTTTAAGATTTATGGCAAAAGAAATAATAAGAGAAATAGCTATTAAAAATTTATATGATGAAGTTCCTCATTCTATAGCTATTTCGGTTGATGAATTTAAAGAAGATGAAAATGATAATTTTAGTCCTATAATAATACAAGCAACTTTGTTTGTAAAAAGTAATTCTCAAAAGGGTATTGTTGTGGGTAAAAATGGCTCTAAAATTAAAACTATATCAATGAATGCTAGAAAAAAAATGTCACATGTTTTTGGTAAAAATGTAAATCTTTTTTTAAGAGTAAAAGTCGACCAAGACTGAGTTGATAATGAACAAAAAATTAAAAAGGCAGGATACTAA
- the ybeY gene encoding rRNA maturation RNase YbeY encodes MNKLTIKNNSFSLFQFRSDFLNILEAAKLEFNSEKDLCVDLLFVNKYKMKKLNNMYRNKNYTTDILSFPLEASEELKFLDEIQLGQIIISPWKIKKQAKEFNHSLRREFCYIFAHGIAHLFGFDHITEEEAKIMNSHVDNIMNSLNIKRQ; translated from the coding sequence ATGAACAAATTAACCATTAAAAACAATAGTTTTTCTTTGTTTCAATTTAGATCAGATTTTTTAAATATTTTAGAAGCAGCTAAGTTGGAATTTAATAGCGAAAAAGATCTTTGTGTTGACCTTCTTTTTGTCAACAAATATAAAATGAAAAAATTGAATAATATGTATAGAAATAAAAACTATACAACTGATATACTAAGTTTTCCGTTGGAAGCATCTGAGGAATTAAAATTTCTCGATGAAATTCAATTAGGACAAATTATTATTTCACCTTGAAAAATAAAAAAGCAAGCCAAGGAGTTTAATCATAGTTTAAGAAGAGAATTTTGCTATATATTTGCTCATGGGATAGCTCATTTGTTTGGTTTTGACCATATTACTGAAGAAGAAGCAAAAATAATGAATTCTCACGTTGACAATATTATGAATTCTTTAAACATTAAAAGACAATAG
- a CDS encoding Mbov_0121 family peptidase domain-containing ABC transporter — translation MKIRKQKDIKDCGIYVIQGLYNFFYKKWININQIKYLAEYEKDGISISSFSKVSQELRISIESYKTTWNDFLNFNFNFPIVTLIKIDDFLHYICIENIAKEYITINDSINGKRKIHLNSFKELFIGIVLLAKKDPAKHIDSCFFQKNKIIISAKSSLWILNVVLGCIMPIMGYYLSFINKSLFQYIELHIRGFSLQYLILFGWSSLVLNLLKFLNSFCIKKIKLKLAKYLKQMFINKLKNADQKQLDKINKNEILIRYHLIDFVSEFLANKFYLFSNLLVSFALSFSLFFFIKIKIILFLLALYIIKIILAIFIDTRIKNLNKTIIENNIKEINDISFISYYYDLYNSYIWNNVQKHNFNQHLSLSAFCENKLQNWINFKSLLNSILFLISQITIFFIFINSSPNHLSNLFFIISIQSLLNSPIMIIQNYLTNKSIFSIYLERILFILNIPQNFLKSLNYKIETIQNISVKNLSIKHGNKWVFNSLNLNIKHNTKILGNNGVGKSSLLKVFAGFFKDKKNCVFYNEINLKDIDSLWIENNVFYVDNNFNFPNIDLYTYLFVNINSKVVSEMLKNNIFLNLIKSLNLELCSNLKYNENKLSLGQKQIIKLLPLLIRKYKLVILDESFEYLSKKIFKKFKKIILNFQTKALVLETSHSNRFLYKNSDKFCIKNI, via the coding sequence ATGAAGATAAGAAAACAAAAAGACATTAAAGATTGCGGGATATATGTAATTCAAGGCTTATATAATTTTTTTTATAAGAAATGAATTAACATTAATCAAATTAAATATTTAGCTGAATATGAAAAAGATGGAATTTCTATTTCGTCTTTTTCTAAGGTGTCACAAGAACTTAGAATTAGCATAGAGAGTTATAAAACTACTTGAAACGATTTTTTAAATTTTAATTTTAATTTTCCTATAGTTACTCTAATAAAAATAGATGATTTTTTGCATTACATATGTATTGAAAACATAGCAAAGGAATATATAACTATTAATGATTCTATCAATGGAAAAAGAAAAATACACTTAAATAGTTTTAAAGAACTTTTTATAGGTATAGTATTACTAGCCAAAAAAGATCCCGCTAAGCATATTGATTCTTGTTTTTTTCAAAAAAATAAAATTATTATTTCAGCAAAAAGCAGTTTATGAATTTTAAATGTTGTGCTTGGTTGTATTATGCCAATAATGGGTTATTATTTATCATTCATTAACAAATCTTTATTTCAATACATAGAACTTCACATAAGGGGTTTTTCTTTACAATATTTGATATTGTTTGGTTGGTCGTCCCTTGTACTAAATTTATTAAAATTTTTAAATAGTTTTTGTATAAAAAAAATTAAGCTGAAATTAGCCAAGTATTTAAAACAGATGTTTATAAATAAGTTAAAAAATGCCGACCAAAAACAATTGGATAAGATAAACAAAAATGAAATTTTAATCAGATATCATTTAATAGATTTTGTTTCTGAGTTTTTAGCTAACAAATTTTATTTATTTTCCAACTTATTAGTGTCTTTTGCTTTGTCTTTCTCTTTATTCTTTTTTATCAAAATTAAAATAATTCTGTTTTTATTAGCGCTATATATTATTAAGATAATTTTAGCTATCTTTATTGATACAAGAATAAAAAACCTAAATAAAACAATTATTGAAAATAACATTAAGGAAATTAATGATATTTCTTTTATTTCTTACTATTATGATTTATACAATTCTTATATTTGAAACAATGTACAAAAACATAATTTTAATCAACACTTATCTTTAAGTGCCTTTTGCGAAAACAAATTACAAAATTGAATAAATTTTAAAAGCTTATTAAATTCTATTTTATTTCTCATATCTCAAATTACTATTTTTTTTATCTTTATAAATAGTTCCCCAAATCACTTATCTAATTTGTTTTTTATTATTAGTATACAGAGTTTACTCAATTCACCAATTATGATAATCCAAAATTATTTAACAAATAAATCTATTTTTAGTATATATTTAGAAAGAATTTTATTTATTTTAAACATTCCACAAAATTTTTTGAAATCTTTAAATTATAAAATAGAAACTATTCAAAACATTTCTGTAAAAAATTTATCAATTAAACATGGGAATAAGTGAGTTTTTAATAGTTTAAATTTAAATATTAAACACAATACTAAAATTTTAGGTAATAATGGGGTTGGAAAATCTAGTCTATTAAAAGTTTTTGCCGGTTTTTTTAAAGATAAGAAAAATTGCGTTTTTTATAACGAAATTAATTTAAAAGATATTGATTCTCTATGAATTGAAAACAATGTTTTTTATGTTGATAATAATTTTAATTTTCCAAATATTGATTTATATACATATTTGTTTGTTAACATAAATAGTAAAGTTGTGAGTGAAATGTTAAAAAACAATATTTTTCTAAATTTAATAAAAAGCTTAAATTTAGAACTTTGTTCAAATCTTAAATACAATGAAAATAAACTTTCTTTAGGCCAAAAACAGATAATAAAATTATTACCTTTATTAATTAGAAAATACAAATTAGTTATTCTTGATGAAAGTTTTGAATATTTATCTAAAAAGATATTTAAAAAATTTAAAAAAATAATATTAAATTTTCAAACAAAAGCGTTAGTATTAGAAACCAGCCATTCAAATAGGTTTTTGTATAAAAATTCAGATAAATTTTGCATAAAAAATATTTAA
- the gltX gene encoding glutamate--tRNA ligase, protein MKTIRTRYAPSPTGYLHIGGARTALFNYLFAKHYNGSFIFRLEDTDVARNVEGGEASQLNNLAWLGIVPDESPLNPNKKYGVYRQSEKLSVYQDFANKLVDKGLAYRAYDSSQELDLQRKEQEEAKIASFRYNPEWLKISEEERNRRDAAHEYSIRLKLKKNWIYEWEDLVRGKIEVNSNDIGDFVIMKSDGYPTYNFAVVIDDHQMDITHVLRGEEHITNTPKQLAIYKALNWVPPVFGHLTIITNMEGKKLSKRDKTLKQFIEDYRNEGYEPNAIFNFLALLGWTSGDNSEIMTHQELIEKFNPERLSKSPSKFDIVKMEWFSKQYMKLKDNKDIISQINSPFDLEWNNLFVETYKQSSPTIDQIRKDLLIYTNPKKKNDLVIENKKVVQVFFNYLKKSNFDIDSIQDCINKTKEELKLKGKELFMPIRIATTYEEHGPELAKAIYLFGKEIVFERLLKCN, encoded by the coding sequence ATGAAAACCATAAGAACAAGATATGCACCAAGCCCAACCGGTTATTTACATATTGGGGGAGCTAGAACTGCATTATTTAATTATTTATTTGCAAAGCATTACAATGGAAGTTTTATATTTAGATTAGAAGATACAGATGTAGCTAGAAATGTAGAAGGAGGAGAAGCTAGCCAATTAAATAACTTAGCATGATTAGGTATAGTTCCAGACGAAAGCCCATTAAACCCTAATAAAAAATATGGAGTATATCGCCAATCTGAGAAATTATCTGTTTATCAAGACTTTGCAAACAAGTTAGTTGATAAGGGTTTAGCATATAGAGCTTATGACAGCTCACAAGAATTGGATTTACAACGTAAAGAACAAGAAGAAGCTAAGATAGCTTCATTTAGATATAACCCCGAATGATTAAAAATATCTGAGGAAGAAAGAAATAGAAGAGATGCTGCTCACGAATATTCAATTAGATTAAAATTAAAAAAGAATTGAATATATGAATGAGAAGACCTGGTTAGAGGAAAAATAGAAGTAAATAGCAATGATATTGGTGATTTTGTTATTATGAAAAGCGACGGATATCCAACATATAATTTTGCTGTTGTAATAGATGATCATCAAATGGATATAACGCATGTTTTAAGAGGGGAAGAACATATAACCAATACACCAAAACAATTAGCAATTTATAAAGCTTTAAATTGAGTTCCTCCAGTTTTCGGACATTTAACAATTATTACCAATATGGAAGGTAAAAAATTATCTAAAAGAGATAAAACTTTAAAACAATTTATTGAAGATTATCGTAATGAAGGATATGAACCAAATGCTATATTTAACTTTTTAGCATTATTAGGTTGGACTTCTGGCGATAATAGTGAAATAATGACACATCAAGAATTAATAGAAAAATTTAATCCAGAAAGACTATCAAAATCACCTTCAAAATTTGATATTGTAAAAATGGAATGATTCTCTAAACAATATATGAAATTAAAAGATAATAAAGACATTATTTCTCAAATTAATTCTCCCTTTGATTTAGAGTGAAACAATTTATTTGTTGAAACTTATAAACAGTCGTCACCTACAATAGATCAAATTCGTAAAGATTTATTAATTTATACGAATCCTAAGAAAAAAAACGATTTAGTTATTGAAAATAAAAAAGTAGTTCAAGTTTTTTTTAATTACTTAAAAAAATCAAATTTTGATATAGATAGCATTCAAGATTGTATAAATAAAACAAAAGAAGAACTAAAGCTAAAGGGCAAGGAATTGTTTATGCCCATAAGAATAGCAACTACTTATGAAGAACATGGTCCCGAATTAGCTAAGGCAATTTATTTATTTGGCAAAGAAATAGTGTTTGAAAGACTATTAAAGTGCAACTAA
- the plsY gene encoding glycerol-3-phosphate 1-O-acyltransferase PlsY codes for MFKWEYLWINLILLILGYFIGSISISIIISKLKNRDIRKEGSKNAGATNALRVFGFKFASLVFIFDLCKSFIPTMITFIVKYFTNNLYIIPFFTGLGAFIGHIFPTYFKFKGGKGVAAFFGLILAFDLTTFLWLALFYILLVLAIRYISICSVITAITFAFISFIPLYYSTWALSFINHNVPLWSHSYILIFASIIILLKHIPNYIRLSNHEEKKIILCKY; via the coding sequence ATGTTTAAGTGAGAATATTTGTGAATAAATTTAATACTATTAATATTAGGTTATTTTATTGGTTCTATTAGTATAAGTATAATAATTTCAAAATTAAAAAATAGAGACATTAGAAAAGAAGGCTCAAAAAATGCGGGCGCTACAAATGCATTAAGAGTATTTGGTTTTAAATTTGCATCTTTAGTTTTTATTTTTGATTTGTGTAAGTCCTTTATTCCGACTATGATTACTTTTATTGTTAAATATTTTACAAATAATTTATATATTATTCCTTTTTTTACTGGTTTGGGTGCTTTTATAGGGCATATTTTTCCTACTTATTTTAAGTTTAAAGGTGGAAAAGGAGTTGCAGCATTTTTTGGGTTAATATTAGCTTTTGATTTAACAACATTTTTATGATTAGCCTTATTTTATATATTATTAGTGCTAGCTATTAGATATATTTCTATCTGTTCAGTAATAACAGCAATAACATTTGCATTTATTTCTTTTATTCCCTTATATTATTCGACTTGGGCGCTTTCATTTATTAATCACAATGTTCCTCTATGGTCTCATAGTTATATTTTAATATTTGCGTCTATTATAATTCTTTTAAAGCATATTCCAAACTATATTAGATTGTCAAATCATGAAGAAAAGAAAATTATTTTATGTAAATATTAA
- a CDS encoding HpyAIV family type II restriction enzyme, which yields MILKYEEFCDLIIHFIDEGQDFYLNLLKKMIDNPSRFLGHFRLTTLNEKIIQNVSQSKEIKFGAFIESIVSKYIEKIGGKILKQHLGKNEKQEDFWVDNLFLFNDELFLLEMKIRDDHDSSKKRGQYSNFRGKVELAKKNYNNLKINAIMWFVDPLLIKNKKYYLSKMTEEKNENCSFYLFYGKEIFVEIFNNEEPWNELVSYIEKYKNDTRVKNLKIFDINNNEEIYNAMIKLPNKYWNKLISNDQKYIILRKSLFKDDNLLKKVQKLRT from the coding sequence ATGATTTTAAAATATGAAGAATTTTGTGATTTAATTATTCATTTTATAGACGAGGGTCAAGATTTTTATTTAAATTTATTAAAAAAGATGATAGATAATCCTTCTAGATTTTTAGGTCATTTTAGATTAACAACATTAAACGAAAAAATTATACAAAATGTTTCTCAAAGTAAAGAAATTAAATTTGGTGCCTTTATTGAATCTATTGTTTCTAAATATATAGAAAAAATTGGAGGAAAGATTTTAAAACAACATCTTGGCAAGAACGAAAAACAAGAAGATTTTTGAGTAGATAATCTTTTCTTGTTTAATGATGAACTCTTCTTGCTTGAAATGAAAATAAGAGATGACCATGATAGTTCGAAAAAAAGAGGTCAATACTCTAACTTTAGAGGAAAGGTTGAATTAGCTAAAAAAAATTATAATAATTTAAAAATAAATGCAATAATGTGGTTTGTTGATCCTTTATTAATAAAAAATAAAAAATATTATTTATCAAAAATGACTGAAGAAAAAAACGAAAATTGCTCTTTTTATTTGTTTTATGGGAAAGAAATTTTTGTTGAAATATTTAATAATGAAGAACCATGAAATGAACTAGTTTCCTACATTGAAAAATACAAAAATGACACGCGAGTAAAAAATTTAAAAATATTTGACATTAATAATAACGAAGAAATATATAATGCAATGATAAAGTTACCCAATAAATACTGAAATAAATTGATATCAAATGATCAAAAATATATAATTCTTCGAAAATCTTTATTTAAGGATGATAATTTATTGAAAAAAGTACAAAAATTAAGAACATAA
- a CDS encoding DNA-methyltransferase, whose translation MNIKNTIIKGDAIEELSKIPNETFDFCFSDPPYFLQIDNNKKLYRVEGSKYNGCDDDWDKFSSMEEYKQWTRLWLSEVKRVLKPNGTICVISGMQSIYEIGNILKELGFWIINDIIWQKTNPTPNFGGTRLNNSHETIIWAAKSKKSKFTFNYKTGKFLNGGKQMGSIWKIPICSGNERLKDENNLKVHSTQKPKKLMDRIISLFTKQEDWILDPFGGTMTTGVVAKEAGRNYTLIEREPRYIKYGQKRLDKARVNINDIQKGILDIKPGKVKMEDLIKEGYLELNEFFIHKNGEQARLVNIKGQLEYNGNIDSMHEIASVMMNKKNRVNAYDYLFVNRNGNNVSISDIREKYRSDHNLPLKINF comes from the coding sequence ATGAATATTAAAAATACAATAATAAAAGGAGACGCAATTGAAGAACTCTCAAAAATTCCAAACGAAACTTTTGATTTTTGTTTTTCTGATCCCCCATATTTTTTACAAATAGATAATAATAAAAAACTTTATAGAGTTGAGGGTTCTAAGTATAATGGTTGCGATGATGATTGAGATAAATTTTCTTCAATGGAAGAATATAAACAATGAACCCGATTATGGCTTTCGGAAGTAAAAAGAGTTTTAAAACCCAATGGGACAATTTGTGTAATTTCTGGAATGCAATCTATTTACGAAATTGGGAATATTTTAAAGGAATTAGGATTTTGAATAATAAATGATATTATTTGACAAAAAACAAATCCTACTCCAAATTTTGGCGGTACTAGACTTAATAATAGCCATGAAACAATAATATGAGCCGCAAAATCTAAGAAATCTAAATTTACTTTCAACTACAAAACAGGGAAGTTTTTAAATGGTGGTAAGCAAATGGGGTCAATTTGGAAAATACCGATTTGTTCTGGGAATGAGAGATTAAAAGATGAAAATAATCTTAAGGTCCATAGCACTCAAAAACCTAAAAAACTTATGGATAGAATTATTAGTTTGTTTACCAAACAAGAAGATTGAATATTAGACCCCTTTGGAGGAACAATGACTACAGGCGTGGTTGCAAAGGAAGCTGGCAGAAATTATACTTTAATTGAAAGGGAACCTAGATATATAAAATATGGCCAAAAAAGATTAGACAAAGCCAGAGTTAATATTAACGATATTCAGAAAGGTATTCTTGATATAAAACCAGGAAAAGTTAAAATGGAAGACCTTATAAAAGAGGGGTACTTAGAATTAAATGAATTTTTTATACACAAAAATGGAGAACAAGCTAGATTAGTAAATATTAAAGGGCAATTAGAATATAATGGTAATATTGATTCCATGCACGAAATTGCTTCTGTTATGATGAACAAAAAAAATAGAGTGAATGCCTATGACTATTTATTTGTTAATAGAAATGGAAATAATGTGTCTATTTCGGATATAAGAGAAAAATATAGATCAGACCATAATTTGCCATTAAAAATTAATTTTTAA